One Ruegeria sp. SCSIO 43209 genomic window carries:
- a CDS encoding nuclear transport factor 2 family protein, translating to MQITAPTTAAHAPRIASLYTAVDALDEAGVVEHVTEDVQFQLGNFEQIDGRTAVQAANAGFFATIQGMQHTITGIWSSGDTAFCDGTVHYTRKDQSTHDVRFAARFNFREDRIADYRVYVDISGL from the coding sequence ATGCAAATCACTGCCCCCACCACAGCGGCCCACGCGCCCCGGATCGCATCCCTTTACACCGCTGTTGACGCGCTGGACGAAGCCGGCGTTGTCGAGCATGTCACCGAAGACGTGCAGTTCCAGCTTGGCAATTTCGAACAGATTGACGGGCGCACAGCCGTGCAAGCCGCGAACGCAGGGTTCTTTGCCACGATCCAGGGTATGCAACATACCATCACCGGCATCTGGTCCAGCGGCGATACTGCGTTCTGCGACGGCACCGTTCACTATACGCGCAAGGACCAAAGCACGCACGACGTGCGCTTTGCTGCACGGTTCAACTTTCGCGAGGACAGGATCGCGGATTACCGGGTGTATGTGGATATCTCCGGTCTTTGA
- a CDS encoding DUF6653 family protein — MTDRSILEQLMTMSDDVWDRHTNPWSGWSRLSIPPLFVLAVWSRVWLGWWCLVPVVVVVFWTWWNPRAFRKTGNPENWMSKGVLGERIWLARAKSPIPARHRRMPLILAAVSAVGIGPLVWGLWQLQFWPTLLGLLLVMGGKLWFLDRMVWLFEDTRAASTWQGK; from the coding sequence ATGACCGATCGCAGCATTCTGGAACAGCTCATGACGATGTCCGACGACGTCTGGGACCGGCACACCAACCCGTGGAGCGGCTGGAGCCGCCTGAGCATCCCGCCCCTGTTCGTTCTGGCCGTCTGGAGCCGGGTTTGGCTGGGCTGGTGGTGCCTTGTTCCGGTCGTTGTTGTTGTATTCTGGACATGGTGGAACCCCCGCGCCTTCCGCAAAACGGGCAATCCGGAAAACTGGATGTCCAAAGGTGTACTTGGGGAACGGATCTGGCTTGCGCGCGCGAAATCGCCGATCCCTGCAAGGCACCGCCGGATGCCTCTTATTCTGGCCGCAGTCAGCGCGGTCGGAATCGGCCCCTTGGTCTGGGGGCTTTGGCAGCTTCAATTCTGGCCGACGCTTCTGGGGTTGCTGCTGGTTATGGGTGGGAAGCTGTGGTTTCTGGACCGCATGGTCTGGCTGTTTGAAGACACTCGGGCAGCAAGCACCTGGCAAGGAAAATAG
- a CDS encoding DMT family transporter, with protein sequence MPDIVRRSPVSALIMAIGVLVGVSFTLSKFVSMAGISALTALFWQVLLASIALLALCLLSQKRVALNAWHIPYYVGAGVFGVSGPAVIGFLVLEHVSLGFYSALVTLSPLFTFAITALIARRMLPLHRLVGILIGLAGVSLATMGGFDLSGVEPAWIALSLLGPLFLAYGNVFRSYAYPPGGDPLGLATGTLLSQLLLISALILGRGTTISDVSVPPALLGAIFGIGSITALSYALTFEVQRRTDGVGFAQVGYFATLSGIAIGAIVFREPLGLGLLGSLAILFLGLAVTNGHLKLPPVLHRRSQANQT encoded by the coding sequence ATGCCTGATATTGTCAGAAGATCCCCTGTATCCGCGCTGATCATGGCCATCGGTGTCCTGGTGGGGGTCAGTTTCACTTTGTCCAAATTCGTCTCGATGGCAGGAATATCAGCTCTGACCGCTTTGTTCTGGCAGGTTTTGCTGGCCAGCATCGCGCTGTTGGCGTTGTGTTTGCTGTCGCAGAAGCGCGTGGCGCTCAACGCGTGGCACATTCCCTATTATGTCGGCGCCGGAGTTTTCGGTGTCAGCGGCCCCGCTGTGATCGGGTTTCTGGTGCTGGAGCATGTGAGCCTTGGGTTCTATTCCGCCCTCGTCACGCTGTCACCGCTGTTTACCTTTGCGATAACGGCACTGATCGCGCGCAGGATGCTGCCGTTGCACCGCTTGGTTGGTATTCTGATCGGCCTTGCCGGGGTCAGCCTTGCCACCATGGGTGGGTTTGACCTGTCGGGAGTCGAGCCGGCGTGGATTGCCCTGTCGCTTTTGGGGCCCTTGTTTCTGGCCTACGGCAATGTCTTTCGCAGCTATGCCTACCCGCCCGGCGGCGATCCGTTGGGGCTGGCGACCGGAACGCTTCTGTCACAGCTGTTGCTGATTTCCGCCCTGATACTGGGACGCGGCACCACAATCAGCGACGTCTCGGTGCCCCCTGCCCTGCTTGGCGCAATCTTCGGCATCGGATCCATCACTGCGCTCAGCTATGCGCTGACCTTCGAAGTACAGCGGCGCACGGATGGCGTTGGGTTCGCCCAGGTCGGCTATTTTGCCACGCTTTCCGGCATCGCAATCGGGGCAATTGTCTTTCGGGAACCTCTTGGCCTTGGGCTGCTGGGGTCCCTCGCAATCCTGTTCCTTGGGCTAGCCGTCACCAACGGTCACCTGAAACTCCCGCCGGTCCTGCACCGACGGTCACAGGCCAACCAGACTTAG
- a CDS encoding HdeD family acid-resistance protein → MTDSVNETVPKPALMEEVAGWQPRPVWLIVLGVAMLCVGLCAVAFPLMSTLAVEAFVGVALLGGGIVTAIQAFAEKAWKGFFWLLAIGVLNALAGLVLLLDPFGGVLALTLALGAVFLAEGVLRIVIAIRSRQERPMALMIASGAMAILLGGLILTSIVNGSSLVLLGVLAGLNLIFAGVSLMSLGLSQRPSAHGGPQA, encoded by the coding sequence ATGACTGATTCAGTTAATGAAACCGTGCCGAAACCCGCGCTCATGGAAGAGGTCGCCGGTTGGCAGCCTCGACCGGTCTGGCTGATTGTGCTCGGCGTCGCCATGCTCTGTGTAGGGCTGTGCGCCGTAGCCTTCCCGCTGATGTCCACGCTCGCTGTCGAAGCCTTTGTCGGCGTGGCCCTGCTGGGCGGAGGCATCGTCACAGCGATTCAGGCATTTGCGGAAAAGGCGTGGAAAGGGTTCTTCTGGCTGTTGGCCATCGGTGTTCTGAACGCGCTTGCGGGGCTTGTTCTGTTGCTTGATCCGTTCGGCGGCGTTCTGGCACTGACCCTTGCGCTTGGCGCGGTTTTTCTGGCCGAAGGTGTGTTGCGGATCGTAATTGCCATTCGGTCGCGTCAGGAGCGGCCCATGGCGCTGATGATTGCGTCCGGCGCGATGGCCATCCTGCTTGGCGGCCTGATCCTGACCAGTATCGTCAATGGCTCGTCCCTTGTTCTGCTGGGGGTTCTTGCCGGCCTGAACCTGATTTTCGCCGGTGTGTCCCTGATGTCTTTGGGGCTGTCGCAGCGGCCCTCGGCGCATGGGGGTCCACAAGCTTAA